The DNA region GATGGCGAGGAGCAGGAGCGGGCGGTTGCCACGGACGACGGCGATGTTGAGCTCATCGCCTTCGGCCTGCGCCATGGACAGGGCACTCGCGTAGCGCTCCAGCGCCTCCGGATAGCGGGCGAGGATACGAAGGGTGTCGGCGTGATTCCCGGTGGCACGGCCCTCGACGATCCGGTCCCCCGCGTCCCGTGCGTGCGCGATCGCTCGTTCGTACGATTCCACAGCCTCATCGAGGTGACTCATCCAGCGCTGCACGTTGCCGATCTGATTCCACGTGCGCGCCAGCGCCGCACCCGAGGCGATGCGGCGCACGCGATTCAGGGTCACCAACGCTTCGTCGAGGCGCCCGAGCTTCTCGGCGCAGTGCGCGATGCCGAGGGCGATGTCCGGGACCAGGTCGAGCCCCTCTCCTCGCGACGCGAGGTCGTGCAGCCGCAGCGACTCGTTCCAGAACGACCAGCGTGAGAGCGCGGGATGCGCCTCGATCGCCAGCCGCTCCACCGAGGAGTCGAGGCCGTGCTCGCGGGCCGCCGCCGCGACCGCGAGCACCGTCGTGACCGCACGTGCGGCGAAGTCGGGATCTTCGTGGATCCGCGCGAGCACCGCAGACGCGGACCTCTCCACGAACCCTCTGCGGGTGGACGACGGGCGCAGTGATCGTGACCGAGACGCAGCGAAGGCGAAGACCGTGTCGTGCATGCGCACTCGGCCGTCGCGCAGTTCGACCAGATGGCGGGCGTGCAGCCGGTGCAGATCGAGGGCGGACGATGCCCCGCCCGCGGCCAGGAGCACTCCTTCGTCGATGTCCCTGTCCAACAGGGCGGCGTCCGCGAGCAGGGCTTCCTCGGAGGGGGACAGCGACCGGGTCGCCGCCTCCAGGACGGAGCGGATGCGCAGATCACGAGGCTCGTGCTCGAACCGCGATGCGAGATCCTGGAACGACCAGCCCTCGTGCTCCCGCACGATCCCCGCCAGCATCGCGAGATCGAGAGGGAGACCCCCGCCGACGGCGACGATGCGGCGCAGCGCATCCGCGTGCACGTTCACGTCGGCGTCGGCATCGGCCCCTGACGACGCGTCATCCCCCCGGAGGAGATGGGTGAGGAGTCGGAGGGCTTCGGCGCTCGTCATCGGTGGGACGAGGACCCGCGCCACGCGTGCACCCATCGCCGAGATCCGCTCCTCCAGGTCGGCAAGGTCGACGCGCGTCGTCACGATGAATCGCACACCGGGGACGAGCAGCGCGGCGAGACGCCTGGCATCGCCCGCGTCCTCGATGATCACGGTCATGCCTCGCGCCGCGGACTGCAGCCCTTCGCGCAGCCGCGACAGCTCGTAAGGAAGAGAGCGGACGCCGAGGGCTCCCAGCATCCGCCGGAGGACGTCGATCGGGTCGGCTCGGGGACGATCCACGTCCGATTCGCGCAGATGCACGGTGAGCACGGGTGACGGACCGGCCAACGCCGTCGCGAGAGTGGTCTTCCCCGCTCCCGGCAGACCGGTGAGGAGGAGGATTTCGGCCTCGGGGACCGAGGCCAGCAGCTCTTCCCGTCCGACGTCCGCTCCCGCCGCGTCCCGAACATCGAGCGTCACCTCGACGTGCACACCCGCTCTCTCACCGTTGAGGAGACGCGCGTTCTCCCGCCAGATGCCGGCTTCGGCATCGTCACCGCCGAGGGCGAGCACGATGTCGCCGACCAGGCGTTCATCGAGTCGCCTCCGCCCCGGGCGGAAGCAGTCGTACACGGTCACCTTGGGCGGCTCTGCGCCGTCGCGCAGGCCGCCGATGCGACGGGCGATCTCGGCATACGACGGTGATCCCGCGTTCGCGCGCATCCGTCCGAGCCCCAGACAGAGCTCGTCGAGGGTGCGCGGCGCGGGCATGGGTCGAGCCTATGGCACGCCGTCGCGGCGACGGACGGCGGCCGTTCGGGCTCGTTCGGAGTCGGACGGCCCTGTGCTCATCACCCCTATGCTCGCTCGACGGAGAGGCCGACCGCGACCTCCCGGACGAGGAGACAAACCCCATGACGACACGTGCAGTGATCGCAGCGAAACTCGACGACTTCTCCTTTCAGAAGATGAACTTCGGCGGGTTCCTGATGAACAAGCGGGCCAAGAGCTCGCACGCACTGTGGACCCGCACCTCCGACAAGGGCGTCACGGAGCTGACGCTGCTCACCACACGAGACTACGGCGAGGGGAACGTGTACGACGTCGCGGCCTTCGCCCTCGACGGAATCGTGCCCGCGGAGGTCGTCTCCGAACTCCGGCAACAAGCGGATGCCCTCGCCGACCAGGTCAACCTGCGCGCACACGGCTATGTGTACACCTGCCTCGAGCCCTGGGACGGGGGCGGCACCATCTGGATCTCGAAGAAGCCCGAGTTCCGCGCTCTGAGCCGGCTGGACCAGGGGATCTACGTGATCCCCATCCAGCGACTCACCGGCACGGTCGAGCCGCGTTGGCTCGCGTGGGCACGTGAGGGCGATCAGCTGAACATCGCCATCGTGTACAAGCCCTGACGGTGCCGACGCTCCTGGAAGGCGAGTCCGCCCCGCACGCCGACGAGCGCGTGCCGGGCGGCCTCGCCCTCATCGGGTCGTCGCTGGCCACGGTCGGCATCGCCGCCGTGATCGCGTTCTACCTGCTGCCCGTGGGCTTCGGCCTGACCGGCGCGACGCTCGTGCTCGCGCAGGTCGCCGCGATGCTTCTCTGCGCGGCGATCGTCGCCTCGTCGACGATCGCCGTTCGCCGGCATCATCGACATCGGGCCGCTCTCGCCGCCGTCGCAGAGACACTCGGCTGGGAGTTCCGCACGGATATCGGCGACCGCGTGTGGGGTGGCTCCATCGATGAGCAGATCGATCGCGGCGCCCGAACCGCACGGGATCATCTGGACGCGCGACACGCGGCCCTCCCCTTCGACAGCATCGAGCGCACGTTCGTCGTCGGCGACCGCGAGGGGGCGACGATGCACACGGTGCGGGCGGTGCGGATCCCCCTTCCTTCCGAAGCGCCGCGTATCACGCTCCGATCACGGCGCGGCGGCGGCGCACTCAGCGTGCTCCCCCGACGTCCGACGGGCGCGTCCCGGATTCGACTCGAGGGCGACTTCAGCGACGTCTTCGAGGTTTCGGTGCCGGCGGGCTACGAGACGGATGCGCTCTACGTGCTCACACCCGACCTGATGGTCGTGCTCCTCGACCAGAGCGCCGACCTCGATCTGGAGATCATTGACAGCACGCTCCACGTGTACTTCCCCGCCGTCGACCTGACCGACGATGAAGAGCTGCGCGACTTCCTCGCCGTGATCGCTGCCTTGTACGACCGCTTCGGACGCCGCACCATGCTCTATCGCGACGAGGCCGCCGAACCGCTGGACCCGGCGTCCTACCGCCGCGACGGCGACACTCTCGCCGATCGGGCGCGCGGGGTCGACACGCGCGTGCGATGGTGGCCCGTTCTCCTGGCAGTGGCCACGCCCCTGGTGCCGATGCTCATCGCCGTCGTCTGGCTGCACTTCGTCGGGTGACCTTACGCGAGATCTGCGGTCCGCCGAGAAGACGCCGGATGGCCGTCTCAGGGGTCACCGAGAGATCGAGTGTCCGTCCGCGCGCGTACTGACTGAACACCCGTGGATCGATGTAGCTTCCGCGTGCGACGGCGGTCGTGTTGCCCAGCGCCGTCGCCGCCGCCTGCACAGCGAGGCGCTCCGCCTGGCTCCGGTGGTGGCGGCTGTCGAGCTCACCGATCCGAGCGAGGGCGTCGGCCGCGATGATCGTGCCGTGAAGAGTGCGGAAGTCCTTCGCCGTGAAAGCGGCACCCGTGACATCTCGGAGGTACGCATTGACCTCGGCGGGTGTGATGCGTACCCGCCGACGCCCTCGGCGGTACGCAAGCAGGAAGGCCGCAGACTTCCCCGCGGCGAAGTCGGTCAACGCCTCGGCGAGCGTCTCGTCGGTGATCTCGATCGACGCCGTACGGCCGCTCTTGGCAGGGAACGAGAGCGCCAGTTCACTCCCCTCCACCCGCACATCCCGCCTCCGCAGTGTGGTGAGACCGCGGCTCCCGTGGCGGACGAGATACCGTTCCGACCCGATGCGGAGGGCCGCATCGTCGAGAAGCCGGAAGGCGACGGCGAGGGCGCGCTCCTTCGTCTGCCCCTCCTGCGCGAGCGCACGGGTGACCTGGGCCCTCGCTCGAGGAAGCGCGGCCGCGAGATCCAGCGCCCGCACGAACTTCCGGCGATCCCGGGTGACTCGCCATAGGGGGTGATAGAGGTACTGCTTGCGTCCCGCGCCATCGACGCCGACCGCCTGGATGTGCGCGAGCGGGTCGGCCGCGATCCACACGTCATGCCACGCGGGTGGGATCACGAGGTCGTGGATCCGCTCCCGATCGGCCTCGGGCGCCGTCTCACCGGCCGGGTCGACGTAGCGGAATCCGGATCCGGATCGCACACGTCGGAAGCCCGGGTCCTCCCCCGGAACCACACGGATCAGTCTCGCCATGCTGCTGCCTCCCTCGAATGCCTTCGATCGAGGATGGCGGCGCCGTGGGATACGCGGAAGGGAGTGGCGTCGCGGCGACGACCGTGCTATTCCGCGGTCGGCTCGACGTCCGGTGCCGCGAACGTGCTGCGCATGTGATCGCTCGTCAGGAAGTCGGCGATACCGATCATGATCAGGCTGAAGACGATCTGCTCCGACACCATCCAGAGCGGATAGAGGCCGGGGATCGCCGCCATGACCAGCGTGATCACGGGGAAGATCTGGGCGAACAGGCGCAGGCGCTGGTACGCCCACCGCCACCCGCGCTGCGCTCGCCACGCGAAGTAGAACAACGTCGCGGTCATCGCGAGCACGACGAGGGTGCGCATCCAGACCGCGAACGACACCGACTCGCCATCGACCGCCAGCACCAATGCGACGATGACCGCACCGACGCCGATGACGAGTTCGACCACCAGGAGCCAGAGAATCCAGGTGAATGCCCGGACGGTCTTGGGATGCGTGCGGTCCGCCTCGCTGATCGCGACGCCGGCCTTTCGTCCACCGGCGATCCGGTCCAAACGGAGGAAGAGAGACTCCAGAGCCATGAGGGGAGCCTATTGCGTCCGCGCGTCGTCGACGTCGACCGTTCGATGGATGTCGGGTGCGCCGTTCGCAGCCGGTGGTACCGCCCGCTCCAGCACGAGCGCCAGCACACCGACCGCCAGGCTTCCCGCGATCATGACGCCGATGAACCCGATGTCCAGTCCCGCACCGAGCATCACACCCGCCACGAGCGGGCCCGTGATCGCACCGCCCTGGAACGCCGCGGAATTGATCGCGTTGTACCGGCCGCGCGTGCGGTCGGACGCGAGATCGTTGTAGATCGCGGGAACGGTGGGCTGCAGCATCGTCTCTCCGAACGCGAAGACTCCCATGTAGGCGATGACGCCGATGGCGGCGGCGACTGTGTCCGGCAGGAAGCCCGTCGCCCCGAGCACCACCCACGACAGGGCCCAGATGAGGGCCATCACCTGCATCACCCGCGTGCGCCTCTTGCCGGAGATGAGCCGGAGCACGGCGAACTGCAGAAGCACGATCACCGCGGTGTTGACGGCGAACGAGATGCCGACGACCTGCGTCGACACCTGTGACACCTGGCGGGCGAACGCCGGGAAGCCCGCCTCCATCTGGCCGTATCCGATGAAGACCGAAAGGAAGGTCAGAAGAGTCAGCCAGAGCACGGCCGGCCGCCGCAGGATCTCTCGATACCCGCCCACCGGAGGGGCGTCGGCCTCGGCGTCGTGCTGCGTGCGCACACGGCGGAGCGGTCCGAGGAGGAGCGCGAGCGGGATGAGGCTGCTCGCGGCGTCGACGAGGAAGATCGTCGTGAAGGTGGCGGGATCGGTCACGTCCACGAAGAAGCCGCCGATCACGCCTCCGACGCCGATCCCCAGGTTGACGAGCGCGAAGTTCACACCGAAGTACTGCTGACGTACCTCTCCCTCGACCACCGTGGCGATGAGGGCGTTGAAGCCGGGCCAGGAGACGCCGAAGTTCACCCCGATCAGCATGACCGCGACGGCGGCGACAACCGGATGGGTGGCGTAGGCCAGCAGCGCGCATCCCGCGATCATCGACAGCAGCCCGACGATCAGCACCCGCCGTGCGCCGAAGAGTCCCTCCGGGGCCTGTGACGATCAGCCCGGTGATCGCGATGAGACTCATCAGCGCTCCGGAGATGCCGAGGTCGAAGCCGCGCACCTCATGGAAATAGATGATCGTGAACGGCAGGGTCATACCGCGACCGAGCGTCTGGATCGCGACCGTCGACAGCAACCACCGCCCCTCCGTGGGAAGGGCGTTCCAGAAGCTCCTCATACCGATCACCTCGATATTCTTGCGGATGCCGGAGACATCGCGTTCGCGAGCGGATTGTCGGACGAGGCGGCTTTCTGCCATCATCACGAACATGGCGCTGTCACTCGAGGAGTTCTGTTCCGCACTGGTGGACGCCGGTTCCCGGCAGGGGCTGGGCATCCGGCTCTCGGACACCGAAGCCCAGCAGGTCGCGGCCGACCCGCACGCCGCCCAGAGCTGGTACGCGTACTGGCAGTCCATGAACCCGCAGACGGAGCCTGCCGCTCCCGCGTTACCCGCACCCGAGACGACCCCGGCCGCCGAGACGGTGCCGCTCGGCGGACACGACTTCGCCCAGACAGGGGCGTTCGCATCCGCTCCGCCGGCGTACGCCGGTACGCCGACCACAGCGATCCCTTCTCCCGGTGCCCCGGTCCCCGGCGGACCGGAGAAGAAGAGCCGGGTCGGTCTCTGGGTCGCGCTGTCCATCGTCGGTGCCCTGCTGCTGCTCGCGATCATCGTCGTGGTGGTGGCGTTCACCACCGCCCGGCACTGGACGAAGGTCGATGCGCCCGAGAAGCCCGAGACCTTCCACAGCGAGGAGTACGAGACCGGTCTGTACCTGGTGGCGGACGACGGCGTGAGCCCGTGCGCCGTCGATCAGGACTGGACCGACTGCATCGGTGCGATGGAGGCCCAGTATGCGGGAGCCTGCTCCGGCGTCGAGCTCGTTCCCGCCGCGGCGATGCTCTGCGAACAGCATCGCGCCGAGATCGATCGCATGCGCGCGGAGGACTCCGAAGGATCGGTCGTCGCCTCGCTCGGAGACTTCGGCCACCTCACCCGCACACCGGAGGTCGCGACGCGACAGGTCTCGAACAACGACTACGAAGCAGCAGTCACTCACGAGGCCGTCTGCTACCTCGGGTTCCTCGGGGAGTGCGACTGACGATACGGGTGCTCGCGCGTCGACGACCGACGGTCAGACCCCCGCTTCCGGCAGACCCACCTTCGCCTTGGCCCAGGACCGACCGCGCGTGTCCTTGAGGATGTCGTACTCGACGTCCACATGCGGCTCGATCGCGCTGTACTTGTCGTTCGGCGCACCGATGACGAGCTGGAAGCCGAGCCCGCGCCACGCACCGATCGCACGCTTGGTGAAGTGGGCGTCGGCCTTGATCAGCGCCTCGTCCATGAACACCGGCGCATAGCGAGGTCGAGCGGCGCCCGCGTCTCCGAGCTGGTACCGGAGGGCGGCCCCGACGATGAACGCGACGAGTTCCTGCGACTCGCCTCCGGACTTCTCACCGATGTGATCGTAGAGCGCCACGTGCTCTCGCGTGGCGGCTGTGACGCGCTCCGCGCTCACCCGCACATGGTTTCGCACATCGATGAGCTCCGCGAAGTCGGGGGCGGTGCGGCGCATGCGCGCGATGAGGCGACTCATCTTGCGGTACACGGTCTCCCGCTCCGCATCCGTCGCCGCCGCATCGATGAGTCCCCGCACCTCACGGAGCTCACGGCGGAAGCGCTTGCGAGCCTCCGTCTGGTTCTCCCGGGGGGTGATCTGCAGACGATGATCGTCGTCGTAGAACGGCAGCTCCTCCATGATCCGGTTGATCGGATCGATCCGGTCCTTGATCTCACGGAGCGACCGGCTGAGCGTCGAGTCGAGACTCGTCAGGTCGTTTCCCGACAGTTTGAGCAGGCTGTCGCGCCACTCGGTCTCCAGCTCGTGGAGCCCGTTGGTCTGGAGAGCCTCCAGGATGCTCTCGAACTCCCCGACCGAAGCGTCGGGATCCGGAAGGATCGTGAGGGTGTCCCAGCGCTCGAGGAACCCCGTCATGAGTCGGCGCATGCTCTCGCGCTGCTGCTCGTGCGCCTCGGCCGCCTCGCGGCGGTCATCGAGAAGGCGCTGAGCTGCCGTCCTGAGGGCGGTGTCCAGATGGGTCAGGCGCTGCGCCGCCGTCGCGGATCCTCCGGTCTCGGCGTGCAGGAATCGGCTGTCGAGGAACGAGGCGTGCCCGTCCGCGAGCACGAGTCCGGATGCCGCGGCAGAGTCGATGACCGACTGACAGCTGTCGACGTCGTCGGTG from Microbacterium sp. SY138 includes:
- a CDS encoding DNA topoisomerase IB, with the protein product MARLIRVVPGEDPGFRRVRSGSGFRYVDPAGETAPEADRERIHDLVIPPAWHDVWIAADPLAHIQAVGVDGAGRKQYLYHPLWRVTRDRRKFVRALDLAAALPRARAQVTRALAQEGQTKERALAVAFRLLDDAALRIGSERYLVRHGSRGLTTLRRRDVRVEGSELALSFPAKSGRTASIEITDETLAEALTDFAAGKSAAFLLAYRRGRRRVRITPAEVNAYLRDVTGAAFTAKDFRTLHGTIIAADALARIGELDSRHHRSQAERLAVQAAATALGNTTAVARGSYIDPRVFSQYARGRTLDLSVTPETAIRRLLGGPQISRKVTRRSAARRRR
- a CDS encoding MFS transporter produces the protein MLIVGLLSMIAGCALLAYATHPVVAAVAVMLIGVNFGVSWPGFNALIATVVEGEVRQQYFGVNFALVNLGIGVGGVIGGFFVDVTDPATFTTIFLVDAASSLIPLALLLGPLRRVRTQHDAEADAPPVGGYREILRRPAVLWLTLLTFLSVFIGYGQMEAGFPAFARQVSQVSTQVVGISFAVNTAVIVLLQFAVLRLISGKRRTRVMQVMALIWALSWVVLGATGFLPDTVAAAIGVIAYMGVFAFGETMLQPTVPAIYNDLASDRTRGRYNAINSAAFQGGAITGPLVAGVMLGAGLDIGFIGVMIAGSLAVGVLALVLERAVPPAANGAPDIHRTVDVDDARTQ
- a CDS encoding tetratricopeptide repeat protein, whose protein sequence is MPAPRTLDELCLGLGRMRANAGSPSYAEIARRIGGLRDGAEPPKVTVYDCFRPGRRRLDERLVGDIVLALGGDDAEAGIWRENARLLNGERAGVHVEVTLDVRDAAGADVGREELLASVPEAEILLLTGLPGAGKTTLATALAGPSPVLTVHLRESDVDRPRADPIDVLRRMLGALGVRSLPYELSRLREGLQSAARGMTVIIEDAGDARRLAALLVPGVRFIVTTRVDLADLEERISAMGARVARVLVPPMTSAEALRLLTHLLRGDDASSGADADADVNVHADALRRIVAVGGGLPLDLAMLAGIVREHEGWSFQDLASRFEHEPRDLRIRSVLEAATRSLSPSEEALLADAALLDRDIDEGVLLAAGGASSALDLHRLHARHLVELRDGRVRMHDTVFAFAASRSRSLRPSSTRRGFVERSASAVLARIHEDPDFAARAVTTVLAVAAAAREHGLDSSVERLAIEAHPALSRWSFWNESLRLHDLASRGEGLDLVPDIALGIAHCAEKLGRLDEALVTLNRVRRIASGAALARTWNQIGNVQRWMSHLDEAVESYERAIAHARDAGDRIVEGRATGNHADTLRILARYPEALERYASALSMAQAEGDELNIAVVRGNRPLLLLAIGRLDDAEVELHGLLDESNGEPLPFVRRTLALVAEARGDDVRARELCATAMQTLATAGEYGTSADLVLLHARIDGRAGDVRKATAAAEQILREAERAGSPLIATEAANSLAEILLSANTEDAADAGAVLHEAERHAQEARSIAEATGDRAEVARSDAILSSIARVREDEESAEARAHASAQVYAEIGHRLQNA
- a CDS encoding DUF3137 domain-containing protein, yielding MPTLLEGESAPHADERVPGGLALIGSSLATVGIAAVIAFYLLPVGFGLTGATLVLAQVAAMLLCAAIVASSTIAVRRHHRHRAALAAVAETLGWEFRTDIGDRVWGGSIDEQIDRGARTARDHLDARHAALPFDSIERTFVVGDREGATMHTVRAVRIPLPSEAPRITLRSRRGGGALSVLPRRPTGASRIRLEGDFSDVFEVSVPAGYETDALYVLTPDLMVVLLDQSADLDLEIIDSTLHVYFPAVDLTDDEELRDFLAVIAALYDRFGRRTMLYRDEAAEPLDPASYRRDGDTLADRARGVDTRVRWWPVLLAVATPLVPMLIAVVWLHFVG